One Candidatus Binatota bacterium genomic window carries:
- a CDS encoding nucleotide sugar dehydrogenase, giving the protein MDLIERIRSGQACAGVVGLGYVGLPLAVEMAAGGLKVIGFDVQADKVDAINAGHSYIMDVPDETIAPLVSSGRLQATTDFSMVAELDTVNICVPTPLRKTKEPNLSFVVDAVKSIAAHMKPGQLMILESTTYPGTTEELVLPMLRDAGFDPGQDVFVAFSPERTDPGNKDYTTRNIPKVVGGHGPIATEAAAALYGRCIDEVVLVSTTRVAEMVKLLENTFRSVNIALVNEMSQMCDRFGIDVWEVIDAAATKPFGFMPFYPGPGLGGHCIPVDPHYLTWKARAEGFSARFIELAAEINAEKPAFVVSRTVDLLNEQEKAVRGASILCLGVAYKANTNDVRESPALDVMTLLLRKGANISFCDPYVDKVVLEGEPMSSVPLEDSVLRAADLVILLTNHRVFDLGLVSDSGCVVLDTRNGMKEFPTSTVFKI; this is encoded by the coding sequence ATGGATCTCATTGAACGCATTCGCAGCGGTCAGGCTTGCGCCGGTGTAGTTGGATTGGGCTATGTCGGTTTACCACTTGCTGTTGAAATGGCGGCCGGGGGTCTGAAGGTGATCGGCTTTGATGTCCAGGCGGACAAGGTTGACGCCATCAACGCCGGTCATTCGTACATAATGGACGTGCCCGACGAGACCATCGCACCGTTGGTGTCATCGGGGCGCTTGCAGGCCACGACTGATTTTTCGATGGTGGCTGAGCTCGACACCGTGAATATCTGTGTGCCGACTCCCTTGCGCAAAACCAAGGAACCTAACCTGTCGTTCGTGGTCGATGCTGTCAAAAGTATCGCGGCTCACATGAAACCTGGGCAATTGATGATACTAGAGAGTACCACCTACCCGGGAACAACCGAGGAACTGGTGCTGCCCATGCTGAGGGACGCTGGTTTCGACCCCGGCCAGGACGTGTTCGTCGCATTTTCGCCGGAGAGGACCGACCCCGGCAACAAGGACTACACCACTCGCAATATTCCCAAGGTCGTGGGCGGACACGGGCCTATCGCCACCGAGGCGGCTGCCGCCTTGTACGGTCGTTGCATAGACGAGGTTGTCCTGGTTAGCACGACCCGCGTGGCCGAGATGGTAAAGTTGCTGGAGAACACTTTTCGTAGTGTGAACATTGCGCTCGTCAACGAGATGAGCCAGATGTGCGATCGATTCGGCATAGATGTCTGGGAGGTTATCGATGCTGCGGCTACCAAGCCTTTCGGCTTCATGCCGTTTTACCCCGGGCCGGGGCTGGGCGGGCACTGCATACCGGTGGATCCCCATTACCTCACCTGGAAGGCCCGTGCCGAGGGTTTCTCAGCGCGTTTTATCGAACTCGCGGCCGAGATCAACGCGGAGAAGCCGGCCTTCGTTGTTTCGCGGACCGTTGACCTTCTAAACGAGCAGGAGAAAGCGGTGCGAGGGGCCAGCATCCTCTGTCTCGGTGTCGCTTACAAAGCTAATACCAACGACGTGCGCGAATCTCCGGCCCTCGACGTGATGACCTTGTTGCTGCGCAAGGGTGCCAATATCTCGTTCTGTGATCCCTACGTGGACAAGGTTGTCCTCGAAGGTGAGCCGATGTCTTCGGTTCCCCTGGAAGATAGCGTGCTTCGAGCCGCTGACCTGGTGATATTGCTCACCAACCACCGTGTCTTTGACCTCGGCCTGGTGTCGGACAGTGGCTGTGTTGTGCTCGATACCCGCAACGGAATGAAAGAATTCCCAACCTCGACCGTGTTCAAAATATAA
- a CDS encoding glycosyltransferase family 2 protein: MSELPSLSVLVPVFNEVATIRSLVEKVRAVEVETQIILVDDCSTDGTRELLEIIALEQPDLEVLFHPVNRGKGAAIRTALAVASNDVVIVQDADLEYDPVEYPRLLEPIAQGVADVVYGSRFLGGPHRVLFFWHQLGNQFLTLMSNVFTNLNLTDMETGYKAFRREVIQAMRLTSNRFGFEPEVTARVAQMHCRIYELPISYWGRDYGDGKKITWKDGVAAFWHIFKFNVFDRMRRPLAREVLAAAKPPDKAAG; encoded by the coding sequence ATGAGCGAGCTTCCCAGTCTTTCGGTACTCGTGCCGGTTTTTAACGAAGTCGCCACGATCCGCTCCCTGGTCGAAAAGGTGCGCGCGGTAGAGGTCGAGACGCAGATAATCCTGGTCGACGACTGTTCCACCGATGGAACCCGTGAACTGCTTGAGATTATTGCTCTCGAGCAGCCTGACCTGGAGGTGCTTTTTCATCCCGTCAACCGGGGCAAGGGTGCCGCCATACGTACGGCGCTGGCTGTGGCTTCCAATGACGTGGTAATAGTCCAGGACGCTGACCTGGAGTACGACCCGGTCGAGTACCCTCGCTTGCTCGAGCCGATCGCGCAGGGCGTGGCCGACGTCGTTTACGGTTCCCGCTTTCTCGGCGGTCCCCACAGGGTCCTGTTTTTCTGGCACCAGCTGGGTAACCAGTTCCTTACCTTGATGTCTAACGTTTTTACCAACCTGAACCTCACTGACATGGAGACAGGCTACAAGGCATTTCGTAGGGAAGTGATCCAGGCGATGAGGCTCACCAGTAATCGCTTTGGTTTTGAGCCCGAGGTCACCGCGCGGGTCGCTCAGATGCACTGCCGTATTTACGAACTTCCCATATCTTACTGGGGGCGTGATTACGGGGACGGAAAGAAAATCACATGGAAGGATGGTGTGGCTGCGTTCTGGCACATCTTCAAGTTCAACGTCTTCGACCGCATGAGACGGCCTCTCGCCCGCGAGGTGCTGGCGGCCGCCAAACCGCCCGACAAGGCGGCAGGTTGA
- a CDS encoding SDR family oxidoreductase, which produces MILVTGGAGFIGSNIVEALLARGDEVRVVDDFSNGLRSNIEDLGGEVDLRECDIRDSDAVARAMVGVDSVLHLAALGSVPRSIDDPATSHAVNVNGTLNVLIAARDAGVRRLVYSSSSSVYGANPALPKVETLPTAPVSPYAASKLAAENYTRVFAGIYGLETVSLRYFNVFGPRQRPDSAYAAVIPAFMHCALAATSASIDGDGEQTRDFTYVANVVRANLLALEAGADAVGDVFNVACGERYSLLNILAAIEDASGKRVERVHGPPRQGDVRDSLADISKAEKSLDYSPVVSFGEGMGLTWQAFALRHEGSSA; this is translated from the coding sequence ATGATCCTGGTAACGGGCGGAGCCGGCTTCATCGGTTCGAATATTGTAGAGGCGTTGCTCGCGCGCGGGGACGAAGTGCGGGTGGTCGACGATTTTTCTAATGGTTTGCGATCCAACATCGAAGATCTCGGCGGCGAGGTAGACCTGAGGGAGTGTGACATACGCGACAGCGATGCCGTAGCGCGGGCCATGGTCGGAGTTGACAGCGTCTTGCACCTTGCTGCTCTTGGTTCGGTTCCGCGTTCGATAGATGACCCCGCGACTAGTCATGCCGTGAACGTCAACGGGACACTTAACGTGTTGATCGCCGCTCGAGATGCCGGCGTTCGGCGCCTTGTATATTCGTCTTCATCGTCCGTCTACGGAGCCAACCCTGCTTTGCCCAAGGTTGAAACCTTGCCTACGGCGCCGGTTTCGCCCTACGCGGCAAGTAAACTGGCCGCCGAAAACTATACACGGGTTTTTGCAGGTATCTACGGGCTCGAAACGGTCTCGCTTCGCTATTTTAACGTTTTTGGTCCTCGCCAGCGGCCGGACTCAGCATACGCGGCCGTGATACCGGCTTTCATGCATTGCGCCCTGGCCGCTACCAGTGCATCCATTGATGGCGACGGTGAACAGACACGGGATTTCACCTACGTCGCCAACGTCGTCCGCGCCAACCTGCTCGCTCTGGAAGCCGGGGCCGACGCCGTGGGTGACGTGTTCAATGTCGCTTGTGGCGAACGTTATTCGTTGCTCAATATACTGGCCGCCATCGAAGACGCTTCCGGTAAACGGGTAGAGCGGGTTCATGGCCCCCCCCGACAGGGGGACGTGCGCGACTCGCTGGCGGACATAAGCAAGGCTGAAAAATCACTGGACTACTCACCTGTCGTCAGTTTCGGCGAAGGTATGGGCCTTACCTGGCAAGCATTTGCTTTGCGCCACGAAGGCTCTTCAGCGTGA
- a CDS encoding glycosyltransferase family 2 protein → MNRPFVSVVVPARNESLWIEGCVRGVLKQDYPADRMEIIVVDGCSTDNTRGLLEVIASQDSRLRILDNPAGIVPSSLNLAIRESRGDIIVRVDVHTQLAADYLDRVVDVLERTAADNAGGPMVSLGGGVFGDAVARAMASRFGVGASFHFASEEMETDTVYMGAWPRRVFEEQGLFDEELVRNQDDEFNYRLRGQGGRIVLSPDIKSWYQNRQTWRSLAIQFFQYGTWKVRVLQKHRAQMSLRHFVPPLFDAALLLGLLVSPFVSLAGPLVATAVLAYLLFAAAVACKDGKTPSASAAGVLALATIHHAWGVGFLWGLLRFANRWFLPAAKTTKLEPRYADSDILNAVSGDSLSQEATKN, encoded by the coding sequence ATGAACAGGCCCTTTGTAAGTGTAGTCGTACCGGCCCGTAACGAGTCCCTTTGGATCGAGGGCTGTGTGAGGGGAGTACTCAAGCAGGACTACCCGGCCGACAGGATGGAGATCATCGTTGTGGACGGCTGCTCTACTGACAACACGCGGGGCCTGCTCGAAGTAATCGCGAGTCAGGACTCCCGCCTTCGGATTCTGGACAACCCGGCCGGCATCGTGCCCAGCAGTCTCAACCTGGCCATTCGCGAGTCGCGGGGCGACATCATTGTTCGCGTGGATGTTCATACCCAGTTGGCGGCTGATTATCTGGATAGAGTGGTTGACGTACTCGAACGCACGGCTGCTGACAACGCGGGTGGGCCCATGGTTTCGCTCGGGGGAGGGGTGTTCGGCGACGCGGTTGCGCGGGCGATGGCGTCCCGCTTCGGCGTAGGCGCCTCGTTTCATTTTGCGAGCGAAGAGATGGAAACCGACACCGTCTACATGGGGGCCTGGCCGCGTCGGGTGTTCGAAGAGCAGGGCCTTTTTGACGAAGAGCTGGTGAGGAACCAGGACGACGAGTTCAACTATCGCTTGCGCGGGCAGGGGGGCAGGATCGTCCTGTCTCCAGACATCAAGTCGTGGTACCAGAACAGGCAGACCTGGCGATCGTTGGCCATCCAGTTCTTCCAGTACGGGACCTGGAAGGTGAGGGTACTCCAGAAGCACAGGGCTCAGATGAGCCTGCGCCATTTTGTTCCCCCCCTGTTCGATGCTGCGTTGTTGCTCGGCCTGCTCGTCTCTCCATTTGTTTCGTTGGCGGGCCCGTTGGTCGCTACCGCGGTGCTGGCTTACCTGCTGTTTGCGGCCGCGGTTGCCTGCAAAGACGGAAAAACACCGTCTGCGAGCGCTGCCGGTGTGCTAGCGCTGGCAACGATTCATCATGCCTGGGGGGTCGGCTTTCTGTGGGGCTTGCTGAGATTTGCCAACAGGTGGTTTCTGCCGGCCGCTAAAACCACTAAACTGGAGCCTCGGTACGCTGATTCGGATATTTTGAACGCAGTGTCCGGGGATTCCTTGTCGCAGGAGGCGACGAAAAACTAA
- a CDS encoding glycosyltransferase: protein MRVGLVIGGLGYGGAERQLYNLAVGLAATDHVVVYCLSDVVEPWGKRLSDAGVELRIIASRGGLSLRRVVSLASSLRQDRIELVHAFLFIASSYAWLATRLLPGVLLVGSARNCKPEPSLLRRWVIRRAFQGSAAVICNSQAMADYAVEHYGLQRKRSSIVYNGVGEEFFVDNPAPSEGLVIGTVGRLQPQKNLGMFLEAARLVLEGDPEARFVIAGGGSLRGELENRSSELGLAHAISFRGNVDDIASMLASLGQFWLCSDWEGAPNVVLEAMAAGLPVVATPAGGTPELLDEGRTGWLVDFGDASALAGRALQLAADTELAASVGAAAREEARHRFSIPVMVSETRKVYELAVSGGAG, encoded by the coding sequence GTGCGAGTCGGACTGGTAATAGGCGGGCTGGGCTACGGAGGTGCCGAGAGGCAACTCTACAATCTCGCAGTCGGCCTGGCCGCTACTGATCATGTTGTAGTGTACTGCCTGTCAGATGTCGTTGAGCCCTGGGGCAAAAGACTGAGTGACGCTGGAGTAGAGCTACGAATAATCGCTAGCCGGGGAGGCCTGAGCTTGCGCCGGGTGGTCTCGCTCGCCAGTAGCTTGAGGCAGGACCGTATCGAGCTCGTGCATGCGTTTCTTTTTATTGCGAGTTCTTACGCCTGGCTGGCCACACGGCTGTTGCCGGGAGTTCTTCTGGTGGGCTCAGCCAGGAACTGCAAGCCCGAGCCTTCACTCCTGAGACGGTGGGTAATCCGCCGCGCGTTTCAGGGTTCGGCCGCGGTCATCTGTAATTCTCAGGCCATGGCCGATTACGCAGTCGAGCATTATGGCCTCCAGCGCAAGCGGTCCAGCATTGTATACAATGGCGTGGGCGAAGAATTTTTTGTAGATAACCCGGCCCCGTCCGAGGGCCTCGTCATCGGCACTGTGGGGCGGCTGCAGCCACAGAAAAACTTGGGTATGTTTCTCGAAGCTGCGCGATTGGTACTGGAAGGTGACCCCGAGGCTCGTTTCGTTATTGCTGGTGGCGGGTCGCTCAGGGGAGAGCTTGAAAACAGGTCCAGCGAACTGGGCCTCGCCCATGCCATCAGTTTTCGTGGCAATGTAGACGATATTGCGTCCATGCTTGCTTCGTTGGGGCAGTTCTGGCTCTGCTCGGACTGGGAAGGCGCGCCCAACGTGGTACTCGAGGCCATGGCAGCCGGCCTGCCGGTTGTCGCGACGCCGGCCGGCGGTACACCCGAACTCCTCGATGAGGGTCGAACCGGCTGGCTGGTGGATTTCGGTGACGCGTCGGCACTCGCTGGTCGGGCGCTGCAGCTGGCCGCGGACACTGAACTCGCAGCATCGGTAGGTGCCGCGGCTCGGGAGGAAGCGAGGCACAGGTTTTCGATTCCGGTGATGGTGAGTGAAACCAGGAAAGTCTACGAGCTGGCGGTGTCAGGGGGCGCGGGATGA